From a single Opisthocomus hoazin isolate bOpiHoa1 chromosome 6, bOpiHoa1.hap1, whole genome shotgun sequence genomic region:
- the CTH gene encoding cystathionine gamma-lyase translates to MERGGPGPFLPPFPHFATQAIHAGQEPEQWRSAALVPPVSLSTTFKQRAPGQHTGYEYSRSGNPTRNCLEKAVAALDGAKYCLAYASGLAATLNITHLLKAGDTIVCMDDVYGGTNRYFRTIAMKMGLNVVFVDCTKMECLEAAITPETKLVWIETPTNPTLKVIDIQACADAVHKHKDVLLVVDNTFMSAYFQRPLSLGADICMYSATKYMNGHSDVVMGLVSVNCDDLYERLKYLQNSLGAVPSPFDCYLCNRGLKTLKVRMKQHFHNALAVAGFLESDSRVEKVIFPGLPSHPQHELVKRQCTGCPGMVTFYIKGNLAHAATFLKSLKVFALAESLGGYESLAEHPAIMTHASVPKEDREALGISDTLIRLSVGLEDEEDLLEDLDQALKAAFADHKA, encoded by the exons ATGGagcgcggcgggccggggccgttCCTGCCGCCCTTCCCGCACTTCGCCACGCAGGCGATCCACGCCGGGCAGGAGCCCGAGCAGTGGCGCTCGGCCGCGCTGGTGCCGCCCGTCTCCCTCTCCACCACCTTCAAGCAGCGGGCCCCCGGGCAGCACACG GGTTATGAATACAGCCGGAGTGGAAACCCTACTCGGAactgcctggagaaggctgtggcaGCGCTAGATGGAGCTAAATACT GTTTAGCTTATGCTTCTGGCTTAGCTGCTACTTTGAACATTACTCACCTGTTAAAGGCAGGGGATACGATTGTCTGCATGGACGATGTCTATGGAG gCACAAACAGATACTTCAGGACAATCGCCATGAAGATGGGTTTGAACGTGGTTTTTGTTGACTGCACAAAAATGGAATGCTTGGAAGCTGCAATTACACCAGAGACCAAG CTGGTTTGGATTGAAACGCCCACCAACCCCACACTGAAGGTCATTGACATTCAGGCCTGTGCCGATGCAGTACATAAGCATAAAGATGTGCTTCTGGTGGTAGACAACACCTTCATGTCTGCCTATTTCCAG cGTCCTTTATCTCTGGGGGCTGATATTTGTATGTATTCTGCAACCAAATACATGAACG GGCATAGTGATGTTGTCATGGGACTTGTTTCAGTAAACTGCGATGATCTCTACGAAAGACTCAAGTACTTACAAAACT CTCTTGGAGCTGTTCCATCTCCCTTTGACTGTTACCTGTGCAATCGTGGCTTGAAGACACTAAAAGTCCGGATGAAGCAGCATTTCCACAACGCATTAGCTGTTGCTGGATTTCTGGAGTCAGATTCCCGGGTGGAGAAAGTGATTTTCCCAG GCTTGCCTTCACACCCTCAGCACGAGCTGGTCAAGCGGCAGTGTACTGGCTGTCCTGGGATGGTCACCTTTTACATCAAAGGAAATCTCGCCCATGCTGCTACGTTTCTGAAGAGTTTAAAG GTTTTTGCGCTGGCTGAGAGTCTGGGAGGATACGAAAGCCTGGCAGAGCATCC GGCCATCATGACTCACGCTTCGGTGCCTAAAGAAGATAGAGAAGCTCTTGGAATCAGTGATACATTGATCCGCCTGTCAGTTGGTTTGGAAGATGAAGAAGATTTACTGGAAGACCTAGATCAAGCTCTGAAAGCTGCG TTTGCAGACCATAAGGCTTGA